In a single window of the Rhodamnia argentea isolate NSW1041297 chromosome 2, ASM2092103v1, whole genome shotgun sequence genome:
- the LOC115748913 gene encoding uncharacterized protein LOC115748913, whose translation MGQQNLRPWNPDLVAELVMRQLGAERAVPLSLLFSPFSVISRSCRAPARHCLTTLLEKPPRCETLVEFHIGCLHNFRVPSLVSLPNLKVLTLDDVGFGDSLEKLLSLPSLEEVSLKACRFHEIKVLNIGAPNLLKFFMTDLPKDFSRRGQVRIHAARIKSLRYFGPYDRNLNISCPSSLVEAVIVAFQAQEQPDQYANHVFKLLKELSNIEHLTLYLDRLQVMDERKDLLDSCPVFLSLTQLKWYISPMYLGLSVLQIMLSQCPCLRSLVFVFCENG comes from the exons ATGGGCCAACAGAACTTGAGGCCATGGAATCCCGACCTGGTGGCCGAGTTGGTGATGCGACAGTTGGGGGCAGAAAGAG CGGTGCCATTATCCCTattgttttctcctttctccGTTATCTCTCGATCTTGTCGAGCCCCGGCACGCCATTGCCTGACGACCCTTTTAGAGAAACCACCCAG GTGTGAAACACTGGTAGAGTTCCATATTGGATGCCTTCATAATTTCAGAGTTCCTTCTTTGGTCTCTCTTCCAAATCTGAAGGTCTTAACTCTAGATGATGTTGGATTTGGGGATTCATTGGAGAAGCTGCTTTCACTTCCTTCCCTCGAGGAGGTGTCTCTTAAAGCTTGCAGGTTCCACGAAATCAAGGTTTTGAATATTGGTGCTCCCAATCTTTTGAAATTCTTCATGACTGACTTACCTAAGGATTTCAGTAGACGCGGCCAAGTACGGATTCATGCAGCTAGAATCAAATCCTTACGTTATTTTGGTCCATATGACCGTAACCTTAACATATCATGTCCATCGTCGCTCGTTGAAGCTGTCATTGTAGCATTTCAAGCGCAGGAACAACCTGATCAGTATGCCAACCATGTGTTTAAGCTCTTAAAGGAGCTTTCTAACATAGAACATCTCACTTTATATCTCGACCGCCTTCAG GTTATGGATGAGAGAAAAGATCTCCTTGACTCTTGTCCGGTCTTTCTTAGCCTCACCCAGTTGAAGTGGTACATCTCTCCAATGTACTTAGGTCTTAGTGTACTTCAGATCATGCTCAGCCAATGTCCTTGTCTGAGGAGTCTTGTGTTTGTGTTTTGCGAG AATGGATAG